Below is a window of Virgibacillus sp. NKC19-3 DNA.
CCATATGAAGAAGAAGCAAAAGTAGGCAACCATCAAAAATTTGGGAGCATCATGAAAAGAATAGAACCCAATCAGCGTTTATTTATCTGTATTGGCCCTGAAGGTGGTTTTTCTAAAGAAGAAGCGGAACATCTAAAAGAAAACGGATTCCACTCGGTTCGATTGGGTCCACGAATACTACGAACAGAAACGGCAGCTTTATATATGCTGTCATGTATTTCCTATCAATTGGAAGAATTATAGCGTACTTTACTCCTATTCAGAGAGGAAGTTAATAATGAATAAAGAATTAGCTAAGTATATTGATCACACTGCATTGAAGCCGGATACGACAAAAGAAGCAATCCAACAAATTGTCGACGAAGCAATATCCTACGAATTTGCTTCGGTTTGCGTGAATCCATATTGGGTGCCCTATTGTTATGACCGTTTAAAGGATACATCCGTAAATGTTTGTACGGTTATCGGGTTCCCATTAGGTGCAACCTCTACAGCGGCAAAAGTTTTTGAAACAGAGCAAGCTATTAAAGATGGAGCAGCAGAAGTGGATATGGTTATCAATGTTGGAGAATTAAAATCTGAAAATGACGAAGCAGTAAAGAATGATATAAAAGCAATTGTTAACGCAGCTAAAGGTAGAGCATTGACAAAGGTTATAATTGAAACATCATTACTGACCAACGAGGAAAAAGTCCGAGCATGTCAATTAGCAAAAGAGGCAGGG
It encodes the following:
- the deoC gene encoding deoxyribose-phosphate aldolase; protein product: MNKELAKYIDHTALKPDTTKEAIQQIVDEAISYEFASVCVNPYWVPYCYDRLKDTSVNVCTVIGFPLGATSTAAKVFETEQAIKDGAAEVDMVINVGELKSENDEAVKNDIKAIVNAAKGRALTKVIIETSLLTNEEKVRACQLAKEAGADFVKTSTGFSGGGATVEDVTLMRQTVGNEMGVKASGGVRDNKSAVEMVDAGATRIGASSSVDVIQEN